The proteins below come from a single bacterium genomic window:
- the fabF gene encoding beta-ketoacyl-ACP synthase II: MSGRRVVVTGIGAVTPVGHTVPAVWDSLVNGKSGLSKIEAFDVSSFPTQIAGVVKDLEIDQVLDRKQAKRMDRFCQLGMVAAMQAVEDAGLEMASVDPNRVGVYASSGIGGLATIEAQHQLLLERGPGRISPLLVPMMIINLLPGNIAMHFGMKGPNLSVVTACATGNHNLGEALLAIRHGMADVVVSGGAEAPITPLGLAGFCSMKAMSCRNDDPAGSSRPFDAERDGFVMSEGAAMLVLEELEHARARGARIYGELAGYGATSDAYHLTAPAPDGEGAARSMANAMADAGVSAADVDYINAHGTSTPLNDKYETMAIKTVFGAGASRLPVSSTKSVSGHLLGAAGAFEAIACLLAMKEGAIPPTINYEHPDPECDLDYVPNQAREGKIAVAMSNSFGFGGHNSTLILKAF, encoded by the coding sequence ATGTCCGGCAGGAGAGTGGTAGTAACCGGTATCGGGGCGGTGACCCCGGTCGGCCATACCGTTCCGGCGGTTTGGGATTCTCTGGTCAACGGGAAGAGTGGCCTGAGCAAAATCGAAGCGTTCGACGTCTCTTCCTTTCCCACCCAGATCGCGGGCGTCGTGAAGGACCTGGAGATCGACCAGGTTCTCGACCGCAAACAAGCCAAGCGGATGGACCGGTTCTGTCAATTGGGCATGGTGGCGGCGATGCAGGCGGTGGAGGATGCCGGGTTGGAGATGGCCTCGGTGGACCCCAATCGGGTCGGGGTGTACGCCAGTTCCGGCATCGGCGGTCTGGCCACGATAGAAGCCCAGCACCAGCTCCTGCTCGAGCGCGGTCCGGGGCGGATATCCCCGCTTCTGGTCCCGATGATGATCATCAATCTTCTTCCCGGCAACATCGCCATGCATTTCGGGATGAAAGGTCCCAACCTTTCCGTGGTCACCGCCTGCGCCACCGGCAACCATAACCTGGGAGAAGCCCTGCTGGCGATCCGCCACGGCATGGCCGATGTCGTGGTTTCCGGCGGCGCGGAAGCTCCGATTACCCCCTTGGGGCTGGCGGGGTTCTGTTCGATGAAGGCCATGTCCTGCCGCAACGACGACCCCGCCGGGTCGTCGAGGCCGTTCGACGCCGAACGTGACGGGTTCGTCATGTCCGAAGGCGCGGCCATGCTGGTCCTGGAAGAGCTGGAGCACGCCCGCGCCCGGGGCGCCCGAATTTACGGGGAACTGGCCGGATACGGCGCCACTTCCGACGCCTACCACCTCACCGCTCCCGCTCCGGACGGAGAAGGAGCTGCCCGGAGTATGGCCAATGCCATGGCCGATGCCGGCGTCTCCGCCGCCGACGTCGACTACATCAACGCGCACGGCACCTCGACTCCTCTCAACGACAAGTACGAAACCATGGCGATCAAAACCGTCTTCGGCGCGGGCGCTTCCCGCCTGCCCGTCAGTTCGACCAAGTCGGTATCCGGGCACCTGCTGGGCGCCGCCGGGGCGTTCGAGGCGATCGCCTGCCTGTTGGCTATGAAAGAGGGCGCTATTCCTCCCACCATCAATTACGAGCACCCCGATCCCGAATGCGATCTCGATTACGTCCCCAACCAGGCCCGGGAAGGGAAGATAGCCGTCGCCATGAGCAATTCTTTCGGCTTCGGAGGCCACAACTCGACACTGATTCTCAAGGCATTTTAA
- the rpmF gene encoding 50S ribosomal protein L32, translating to MAVPKRRTSKSKKRMRRSPVMPATPSISECPHCRSPKESHRVCPHCGYYKGKIVVQIEEA from the coding sequence ATGGCCGTTCCGAAAAGAAGAACCTCTAAAAGCAAAAAGCGGATGCGGCGCAGCCCCGTAATGCCTGCGACTCCCAGCATTTCGGAGTGCCCCCATTGCCGTTCTCCGAAGGAATCCCACCGGGTTTGTCCCCACTGCGGATATTACAAAGGAAAGATCGTCGTTCAGATCGAAGAGGCCTGA
- the rsmD gene encoding 16S rRNA (guanine(966)-N(2))-methyltransferase RsmD: MIRIIAGEFKGRPLVTPPGSRSRPTGSRAREGMFDLLGDLVEGARVLDLYAGSGALGLEALSRGSSRALFVDSWKEAAGAIRENIDRLGLASRAAVRRGEVVSLLRAKRSSVPPFDLIFADPPYRFHEPGGEGEKLLELLDGCVMVAPEAVAVVEYPRKLELSATPNGWREAVRRRYGAEGVVIYRRIPRSGGGVA, encoded by the coding sequence ATGATTAGAATCATCGCCGGAGAGTTCAAGGGGCGCCCCCTGGTTACCCCGCCGGGAAGCCGTTCCCGGCCCACGGGGTCGCGTGCCCGGGAAGGGATGTTCGACCTGTTGGGGGACCTGGTGGAAGGGGCGCGGGTTCTCGATCTTTACGCCGGGAGCGGCGCCCTGGGCCTGGAGGCCCTCAGCCGAGGCTCTTCCCGGGCCCTGTTCGTCGATTCCTGGAAGGAAGCCGCCGGAGCTATCCGGGAGAACATCGACCGGCTGGGGCTGGCGTCCCGAGCCGCCGTCCGCCGCGGGGAAGTGGTTTCCCTGTTGCGGGCGAAACGGTCTTCGGTCCCTCCGTTCGACCTGATTTTCGCCGATCCTCCCTACCGGTTCCACGAACCCGGAGGCGAGGGGGAAAAGCTGTTGGAGCTGCTCGACGGCTGTGTTATGGTCGCTCCGGAAGCGGTAGCCGTCGTCGAATATCCCCGGAAGTTGGAACTTTCCGCGACGCCGAATGGTTGGCGCGAAGCGGTCCGCCGTCGCTACGGGGCGGAAGGGGTGGTAATCTACCGCAGGATCCCCCGTTCGGGGGGAGGAGTCGCCTGA
- the acpP gene encoding acyl carrier protein: protein MENIEQQVREVIVEQLGVNPDEVTPEASFIEDLGADSLDTVELVMALEEKFEIDVPDEDAEKLTTVGAAIKYIEEHANG, encoded by the coding sequence ATGGAGAACATCGAACAGCAGGTAAGGGAAGTTATCGTGGAGCAGTTGGGAGTGAACCCCGATGAGGTTACTCCGGAAGCTTCTTTTATTGAAGACCTCGGCGCCGATTCGCTCGACACCGTCGAGCTGGTGATGGCGCTCGAGGAGAAGTTCGAGATCGACGTTCCCGATGAGGATGCCGAAAAGCTGACCACGGTCGGGGCCGCCATCAAGTATATCGAAGAGCACGCCAACGGCTGA
- a CDS encoding beta-ketoacyl-ACP synthase III, translated as MQTASIIGTGLFLPEKVLSNADLEKMVDTSDEWIVTRTGIRERRIASEEETVSYLAEQASRRAVAAAGLELSDIDCILLGTFTADKPLPAAGCLLQARLGLSRIPAFDYSAACTAFIYGVEIARGFLSLGCYRNILLVAAEKVSAVVDWSDRNTCVLFGDGAGAAVIAANGSRGRIVDNTIGADGSREGLLEIPAGGSARPVTHEVLDQRLNCIHMAGRETFKVAVASMADACQLLLDRNGLGPDDITWLVPHQANLRIMKAVAKGTRIPEERVYINVDRLGNMSGATVPIALAEMDRDGILKPGDRIMLVAFGGGLTWGATLIEW; from the coding sequence ATGCAGACCGCATCCATCATCGGCACCGGCTTGTTTCTTCCGGAAAAGGTCCTTTCCAACGCCGACCTGGAAAAGATGGTAGATACTTCCGACGAGTGGATCGTGACCCGGACCGGCATCCGCGAACGGAGGATCGCATCCGAAGAAGAAACCGTCTCCTACCTGGCGGAACAGGCCTCCCGCCGGGCGGTGGCGGCGGCCGGGTTGGAACTGTCCGATATCGACTGCATACTCCTGGGAACCTTCACCGCCGACAAACCCCTGCCCGCCGCCGGCTGTCTTCTCCAGGCCCGGCTGGGCTTGAGCCGGATCCCCGCTTTCGACTACTCGGCCGCGTGCACCGCCTTTATCTACGGAGTCGAGATCGCCCGAGGCTTTCTCTCTCTCGGTTGCTACCGGAATATCCTCCTGGTCGCCGCCGAAAAGGTCTCCGCTGTGGTCGATTGGTCCGATCGGAACACCTGTGTCCTTTTCGGAGACGGCGCCGGGGCGGCGGTCATCGCCGCGAACGGTTCCCGGGGCCGGATCGTGGACAACACCATCGGCGCGGACGGATCCCGGGAAGGGCTTCTGGAGATTCCGGCCGGGGGTTCGGCGCGGCCGGTTACCCACGAGGTTCTCGACCAGCGGCTCAACTGCATACACATGGCCGGCCGCGAAACCTTCAAGGTTGCCGTCGCCTCGATGGCGGACGCCTGCCAGCTGCTGTTGGACCGCAACGGCCTCGGCCCCGACGACATCACCTGGCTGGTCCCGCACCAGGCCAACTTGAGAATCATGAAGGCGGTCGCCAAGGGCACGCGGATCCCCGAAGAGCGGGTTTACATCAACGTGGACCGCCTGGGGAACATGTCGGGAGCCACCGTCCCCATCGCCTTGGCGGAGATGGACCGCGACGGGATCCTCAAACCGGGCGACCGGATCATGCTCGTGGCCTTCGGCGGCGGCCTGACCTGGGGAGCGACCCTGATCGAATGGTGA
- the rpmB gene encoding 50S ribosomal protein L28, translated as MSKICAVCGKGPHAGRSITRRGMAKKKGGVGKNITGVSKRTFYPNLQKVRAVVDGRVQTVRVCAKCIKAGKIVKP; from the coding sequence ATGTCTAAGATTTGTGCTGTATGCGGGAAGGGCCCCCATGCGGGGCGGTCGATTACCCGAAGGGGTATGGCGAAAAAGAAGGGCGGCGTGGGGAAAAACATCACCGGCGTCAGCAAACGCACGTTCTACCCCAACCTCCAGAAAGTGCGCGCCGTGGTCGACGGCCGGGTTCAGACCGTCCGGGTCTGCGCCAAGTGCATTAAGGCGGGCAAGATCGTCAAACCCTGA
- the coaD gene encoding pantetheine-phosphate adenylyltransferase gives MEATAVYAGSFDPVTFGHLDLIERAVRIFPRLIVAVARNLEKTPFFDLETRLTLLRETTRKFPGVEVDSFSGLLVDYVRSRGAEVMIRGLRAVSDFEYEFQMALTNRKMVPSLETIFLMPAEPFTYLSSSMTREVAVLGGDISAFVPAVVAAAFREKIGGSR, from the coding sequence ATGGAAGCAACGGCCGTGTACGCCGGCAGTTTCGATCCCGTGACCTTCGGCCATCTCGACCTGATCGAAAGGGCCGTGCGCATTTTTCCCAGGCTGATCGTGGCCGTAGCCCGCAATCTGGAGAAAACTCCCTTTTTCGATCTCGAAACCCGCTTGACTCTCTTGCGCGAAACCACCCGGAAATTTCCGGGGGTCGAGGTCGACAGTTTTTCCGGTCTCCTGGTCGATTATGTCCGTTCCCGGGGAGCCGAGGTGATGATCCGGGGGTTGCGAGCGGTTTCGGACTTCGAATATGAATTCCAGATGGCCTTGACCAACCGCAAGATGGTCCCGTCGCTGGAAACTATTTTTTTAATGCCGGCCGAGCCTTTCACCTATCTCAGTTCCAGCATGACCCGCGAAGTCGCCGTTCTCGGCGGGGATATCTCGGCCTTCGTTCCCGCGGTGGTTGCGGCCGCGTTTCGGGAAAAAATCGGGGGGTCCCGGTGA
- the fabG gene encoding 3-oxoacyl-[acyl-carrier-protein] reductase, with the protein MELEGKRAIVTGAARGIGRAIALALADAGADVAVMDLKDSDCSGVVAEIKEKGRQAAAFGVNVAEPSSVVAGVNKVLDLWGAVDIVVNNAGITRDSLLVRMSDDDWEAVLDVNLKGTFNVCRAVARPMMKQRSGVIVNIASIVGLMGNAGQANYSASKGGVVALTKSLAREMAPRSVRVNAVAPGFIETAMTDKIPQEIREKMVAGIPLGRMGVPGDVASAVVFLASPAAAYITGHVLVVDGGMYI; encoded by the coding sequence ATGGAATTAGAAGGGAAGCGGGCGATAGTGACCGGCGCGGCGCGGGGAATCGGGCGCGCCATCGCCTTGGCGTTGGCGGACGCCGGCGCCGACGTGGCGGTTATGGACCTCAAGGACTCCGACTGCTCCGGAGTTGTCGCCGAAATCAAGGAAAAAGGCAGACAAGCCGCCGCTTTCGGTGTCAATGTCGCCGAACCTTCCAGCGTCGTCGCCGGGGTCAACAAAGTCCTTGACCTCTGGGGGGCCGTGGATATAGTGGTCAACAACGCCGGGATCACCCGGGATTCGCTTCTGGTACGGATGAGCGACGATGACTGGGAAGCGGTTCTCGACGTTAATTTAAAAGGCACCTTCAATGTCTGTCGCGCCGTCGCCCGGCCGATGATGAAACAGCGTTCCGGAGTCATCGTCAACATCGCGTCGATTGTGGGTCTGATGGGAAACGCCGGACAGGCAAATTACTCCGCATCCAAAGGCGGGGTTGTCGCATTGACCAAGTCTCTGGCCCGGGAAATGGCCCCCCGGTCGGTCCGGGTCAATGCCGTCGCTCCCGGCTTTATCGAGACCGCCATGACCGATAAAATCCCCCAGGAAATAAGGGAAAAGATGGTCGCCGGGATCCCCCTGGGGAGAATGGGCGTTCCGGGGGACGTGGCCTCGGCCGTGGTTTTCCTGGCGTCGCCCGCGGCCGCCTATATCACCGGCCATGTGCTGGTGGTTGACGGGGGAATGTATATATAG
- the plsX gene encoding phosphate acyltransferase PlsX: MKIALDAMGSEGAPDVEVLGALEAARTVAAGHEILLVGDRVRIERALDLRRPLPPNLEIVHASEVIGMADPPLQGLRRKREASVLKALELASSGGADAVVTAGNTGAAAAGARMVLGMLPGVERPAICTLMPSARGYFALLDAGANTDSRPAHLLQFALMGARYFDFACGRARPRVALLNIGSESGKGNELTRGAHQLLAAADLDFIGNIEASRIFMGEADVVVADGFVGNILLKASEGVAAAIQGMLTGELRGNVFRSIGGWLLRPVFKRLGKRISPEEYGGAPLLGVRGTCIICHGASTPRAISCALGAAVRYSREKVNDKISAAVSQTAE; the protein is encoded by the coding sequence GTGAAAATAGCCCTTGACGCCATGGGGTCCGAAGGGGCTCCGGACGTCGAGGTCTTGGGCGCGCTGGAAGCGGCCCGCACGGTTGCCGCCGGCCATGAAATTCTTTTGGTCGGGGACCGCGTTCGGATCGAGCGGGCCCTGGATCTTCGGCGGCCCCTCCCCCCGAACCTGGAGATCGTTCACGCCTCCGAAGTCATCGGAATGGCCGATCCCCCCCTGCAGGGGCTGAGAAGAAAACGGGAGGCCTCGGTGCTCAAGGCCCTGGAACTGGCGTCTTCGGGCGGGGCGGACGCGGTCGTTACCGCCGGGAACACGGGCGCCGCGGCTGCCGGAGCCAGGATGGTGTTGGGAATGCTGCCCGGGGTGGAACGACCGGCCATCTGTACGCTGATGCCGTCGGCTCGCGGTTATTTCGCTCTTCTCGACGCCGGGGCCAACACCGACAGTCGCCCGGCCCATCTTCTCCAATTCGCCCTGATGGGGGCTCGCTATTTTGATTTCGCCTGCGGCCGCGCGCGTCCCCGGGTGGCGTTGTTGAACATCGGCTCCGAATCCGGGAAAGGCAACGAATTGACGAGAGGGGCTCATCAGCTGTTGGCCGCCGCCGATCTCGATTTCATCGGCAATATCGAGGCCAGCAGAATTTTCATGGGAGAAGCCGACGTCGTCGTCGCCGACGGGTTCGTCGGCAACATCCTGCTCAAAGCTTCCGAGGGCGTCGCCGCCGCCATCCAGGGGATGCTGACCGGGGAGCTCCGCGGCAACGTCTTTCGATCGATCGGAGGGTGGCTGCTGCGCCCGGTCTTTAAGAGGCTGGGGAAGCGGATCTCCCCCGAAGAATACGGCGGAGCGCCGTTGCTGGGGGTACGAGGAACCTGTATTATCTGTCATGGAGCTTCCACGCCCCGCGCCATAAGCTGCGCTCTCGGCGCGGCCGTACGATATTCTCGGGAAAAAGTGAATGATAAGATCAGCGCCGCCGTCAGCCAAACGGCAGAGTAG
- a CDS encoding electron transfer flavoprotein subunit beta/FixA family protein has product MNIVVCIKQVPDTTEVRINPETNTLIREGVESIINPFDLYALEEGVRLKERFGGKVTVISMGPPQAEAALRETLALGADEAVLLCDRAFAGSDTWATGYTLARGIRKLGDVDCIICGKQAIDGDTAQVGPQIAACLDIPQVTYVRRVEEVSEGRIRVQRMTEEGYEVVEGDIPILLTVVKEINEPRLPSLKGKLKAKKQEIPHWTAEDIAALPERIGLDGSPTRVVRIFSPPPRGAGRLFTGDAAEAVSGLVEELEKAGVI; this is encoded by the coding sequence ATGAACATCGTCGTCTGCATCAAACAGGTACCGGACACCACCGAAGTCCGGATCAACCCCGAAACCAACACCCTGATCAGGGAAGGGGTGGAGAGCATCATCAACCCCTTCGACCTCTACGCCCTGGAGGAAGGAGTCAGGCTGAAGGAACGCTTCGGGGGAAAAGTCACCGTGATCAGCATGGGTCCGCCCCAGGCCGAAGCCGCCCTGCGGGAAACGCTGGCGTTGGGGGCGGACGAAGCGGTTCTCCTCTGCGACCGGGCTTTCGCCGGCTCCGATACCTGGGCCACGGGGTATACCCTGGCCCGGGGGATACGGAAACTGGGGGATGTCGACTGCATCATCTGCGGCAAGCAGGCGATCGACGGAGACACCGCCCAGGTCGGCCCCCAGATCGCGGCCTGTTTGGATATCCCCCAGGTCACCTATGTCCGCCGGGTCGAGGAGGTTTCCGAAGGCCGGATCCGGGTGCAGAGGATGACCGAGGAGGGATATGAGGTGGTAGAGGGCGATATCCCGATACTGCTCACGGTGGTTAAAGAGATCAACGAACCGCGGCTGCCGTCCCTGAAGGGGAAGTTGAAGGCGAAGAAACAGGAAATTCCGCATTGGACGGCCGAAGATATCGCCGCGCTGCCGGAGCGGATCGGGTTGGATGGGAGCCCGACCCGGGTGGTAAGGATCTTTTCTCCCCCTCCCCGCGGCGCCGGCAGGTTGTTCACCGGCGATGCCGCCGAAGCCGTCTCCGGCTTGGTCGAAGAGCTGGAGAAGGCGGGGGTGATCTGA
- the recG gene encoding ATP-dependent DNA helicase RecG: MPQQGKKDVSSRANSLLNGPVDGLDGIGPARARSLGRAGIRTPRDLLEYLPRAYLDRRWRTPIAELREGMEAVVEGRVGQLRSGPPRGRRRPVRIMLEDESGTLPCVWFNQPYLSGMLRTAETLVCAGKVGRYGRLQLVNPDICLPGALREEGILPVYPALDGVPPKILRRSVRAALELLEGDDDLPADLRRRWAVPPRPEAWKNLHFPSTWEALEAARRRLILEEFLLLQLALLGMRRERRRRERACRHDPGRWVEVEAFLEDCALVPTRAQNRAFGEIAADMAGEAPMSRLLMGDVGSGKTLIAAAALLFSVVCGAQGAVMAPTEVLARQLQSRIRSLFASRGVSVEYLGASLSTADRRRLELGLASGAVDVVVGTQALLSRTIDFRRLGLVVIDEQQRFGVRQKTTFASRTGSPHVLVMTATPIPRTVAYLVYGDLDLSVLDQLPPGRPGIKTWWIGPDKLGGAYAFIRTQVEAGRQAFVVYPRLDETGNGEAGARGNYEALRRGPFAGLRVGLIHGRLSGEEKEDVRRDFASGSLDVLVATTVVELGLDVPNASVMLVEGAERFGLAQLHQLRGRVGRGAHPGYCILQGNPRTPDARARLETVRDIDDGFIIARRDLEIRGPGEFFGIRQHGLPELRFGDILADYRLLETARNEARALLETDPELSLAEHRPLGRMLARRFPAAGAEEGI; the protein is encoded by the coding sequence ATGCCGCAACAAGGGAAAAAAGACGTTTCGTCCCGGGCAAATTCCCTCCTGAACGGCCCCGTCGACGGGCTGGATGGGATCGGCCCCGCCCGGGCCCGAAGCCTGGGCCGGGCCGGTATCCGGACCCCGCGCGATCTGCTCGAGTATCTCCCCCGGGCCTATCTGGACCGGCGCTGGAGGACGCCGATCGCTGAGTTGCGGGAGGGGATGGAGGCGGTGGTGGAAGGCCGGGTCGGGCAACTGCGCAGCGGTCCTCCCCGGGGCCGGCGCCGCCCGGTTCGGATCATGCTCGAGGACGAAAGCGGCACGCTCCCCTGTGTTTGGTTCAACCAGCCCTATCTTTCCGGAATGCTGCGGACGGCGGAAACGCTGGTCTGCGCGGGTAAGGTCGGCCGTTACGGGCGGTTGCAACTGGTGAACCCGGATATCTGTCTTCCCGGCGCCCTCCGGGAGGAAGGCATTTTGCCGGTTTATCCGGCGTTGGACGGAGTGCCTCCGAAAATACTGCGTCGTTCGGTCCGCGCGGCGCTGGAACTGCTGGAGGGGGACGACGATCTCCCCGCCGATCTGCGGCGGCGCTGGGCGGTTCCCCCCCGCCCGGAAGCCTGGAAGAACCTGCATTTCCCCTCCACCTGGGAGGCGCTGGAGGCCGCGCGGCGCCGGCTGATTCTCGAGGAATTCCTGCTTCTGCAGCTGGCGCTGCTTGGGATGCGCCGTGAACGCCGCCGCCGCGAACGCGCCTGTCGCCACGATCCCGGACGCTGGGTCGAGGTGGAAGCGTTCCTGGAGGATTGTGCCCTCGTCCCCACCCGGGCCCAGAACCGCGCGTTCGGGGAAATAGCGGCGGACATGGCGGGGGAGGCTCCGATGAGCCGGCTGCTTATGGGCGACGTCGGGTCGGGGAAAACGCTGATAGCCGCCGCGGCCCTGCTGTTCAGCGTGGTTTGCGGCGCCCAGGGCGCGGTGATGGCCCCGACCGAAGTCCTGGCGCGCCAACTCCAAAGCCGGATCCGGAGCCTGTTCGCCTCCCGCGGGGTTTCGGTCGAATACCTCGGCGCTTCGCTTTCAACGGCTGACCGGCGCCGTCTCGAGCTGGGGTTGGCGTCGGGCGCCGTCGATGTCGTGGTGGGAACCCAGGCGCTGTTAAGCCGCACAATCGACTTTCGGAGGCTGGGGTTGGTGGTGATCGACGAACAACAGCGTTTCGGGGTCAGGCAGAAGACTACGTTCGCTTCCCGGACCGGCTCTCCCCATGTCCTGGTGATGACCGCGACCCCCATCCCCCGGACGGTGGCCTACCTCGTCTACGGGGACCTCGATCTCTCGGTCCTCGACCAGCTCCCCCCGGGGCGTCCGGGGATCAAGACCTGGTGGATCGGCCCCGACAAGCTCGGCGGAGCCTATGCGTTCATCCGCACTCAGGTCGAAGCGGGGCGCCAGGCTTTTGTCGTCTATCCCCGGCTGGATGAAACCGGGAACGGCGAGGCCGGCGCCCGGGGCAACTACGAAGCCCTCCGCCGGGGCCCTTTCGCCGGTTTGCGGGTGGGCCTGATCCACGGCCGTTTGAGCGGGGAGGAAAAAGAAGATGTCCGCCGGGACTTCGCCTCTGGAAGTCTCGACGTTCTGGTCGCCACCACCGTGGTCGAACTGGGGCTCGACGTTCCCAACGCCTCCGTCATGCTGGTCGAGGGAGCGGAGCGGTTCGGCCTGGCCCAGCTGCATCAGCTCCGCGGGCGCGTGGGGCGGGGAGCTCATCCCGGTTACTGCATTCTTCAAGGCAATCCCCGGACCCCGGACGCGCGGGCCCGCCTGGAGACGGTGCGGGATATCGACGACGGTTTCATCATCGCCCGCAGGGACTTGGAAATACGGGGGCCGGGGGAGTTTTTCGGGATCCGGCAGCATGGTCTTCCCGAACTCCGTTTCGGAGACATCCTGGCCGATTACCGGTTACTGGAGACGGCTCGGAACGAAGCCCGCGCTCTCCTGGAAACCGATCCCGAACTTTCTCTGGCAGAACACCGCCCCCTGGGGCGGATGCTGGCTCGGAGGTTTCCCGCCGCCGGCGCGGAGGAAGGGATATGA
- a CDS encoding DUF177 domain-containing protein: protein MTGAKTGLSFPVWEIGTEGIVTRGAADPELLGELDPGTAVASPIEYDFALTRAGKMVLARGKVAVRSRFQCSRCLKEYESDVVEPEVFAEFTVTSPEQIIDLTGIVREYTILAFPVKPLCSEECRGLCPSCGRNLNLGPCGCSGRVPDSPFAVLE from the coding sequence GTGACGGGTGCGAAAACCGGGCTGTCGTTCCCGGTTTGGGAAATCGGCACCGAAGGGATCGTCACCCGGGGCGCGGCGGACCCGGAATTGCTCGGCGAACTCGACCCCGGAACGGCGGTCGCTTCTCCGATCGAGTATGACTTCGCACTCACCCGGGCGGGAAAGATGGTGTTGGCGCGGGGGAAGGTTGCGGTTCGGTCGCGTTTTCAATGTTCCCGCTGCCTGAAAGAGTACGAGTCCGACGTCGTCGAACCCGAGGTTTTCGCGGAATTCACCGTGACTTCCCCCGAGCAGATTATCGACTTGACCGGGATCGTACGCGAATATACTATCCTGGCTTTCCCGGTTAAACCTCTCTGCTCGGAAGAATGCCGGGGGCTATGCCCGAGCTGCGGCCGCAACCTCAACCTGGGGCCGTGCGGATGCTCGGGGCGGGTCCCGGATTCTCCCTTTGCCGTCCTGGAGTAG
- a CDS encoding acyl-CoA dehydrogenase family protein, whose translation MDYFLTEEQQMIKDLARQVAEERLKPLRAEMDEKGEFSWDVIKAYRESDLFGIYIPEEYGGLGGGVLELSLAVEELSRVCGGLSLGLAATALGTFPLLLFGSKEQKEQYLPALASGEKLAAFALTEPESGSDAGATRTTAVADGDEYVINGTKCFITNGGVADIFTVIAITDRAKGSRGASAFIVEKGTPGFSVGKDENKMGIRGSSTTELIFEDCRVPKRNLLGRAGMGFIVAMKTLDQSRPGVAAQALGIAAGALDEAVEYARQRQQFDKPIIAFQGLQWILADMATQVEAARALVYSVAKAIDAGDKDISKVSAMAKLFASDTAMKVTTDAVQVLGGYGYMKEYPAEKMMRDAKITQIYEGTNQIQRNVIAAQLIKESASRK comes from the coding sequence ATGGATTATTTTCTTACGGAAGAACAGCAGATGATCAAGGATCTCGCCCGGCAGGTGGCCGAGGAGCGGCTCAAGCCTCTTCGGGCGGAGATGGATGAAAAAGGCGAGTTTTCCTGGGACGTGATCAAGGCGTACCGGGAATCCGATCTTTTCGGGATCTATATCCCCGAGGAATACGGCGGTCTCGGCGGCGGGGTCTTGGAACTGAGCCTGGCGGTGGAAGAACTCAGTCGCGTCTGCGGCGGTCTCTCCCTGGGTCTGGCCGCCACCGCTCTGGGGACGTTTCCCCTCCTTTTGTTCGGGAGCAAGGAGCAGAAGGAGCAGTACCTGCCCGCGCTCGCCTCCGGCGAAAAATTGGCGGCGTTCGCCCTCACCGAACCCGAATCGGGGAGCGACGCCGGCGCCACCCGAACCACCGCGGTCGCGGACGGCGACGAATACGTCATCAACGGGACCAAGTGCTTCATAACCAACGGCGGAGTGGCCGATATTTTTACCGTCATCGCCATAACCGACCGCGCCAAGGGCAGCCGCGGCGCCAGCGCCTTCATCGTCGAGAAAGGGACTCCCGGCTTCTCGGTGGGGAAAGACGAGAATAAGATGGGCATCCGCGGTTCTTCGACGACGGAGCTGATTTTCGAAGACTGCCGCGTCCCCAAACGCAACCTGCTGGGGCGGGCGGGGATGGGTTTCATCGTCGCCATGAAGACGCTCGATCAGTCCCGGCCCGGAGTCGCGGCTCAAGCCCTGGGGATCGCCGCCGGCGCCTTGGATGAGGCGGTCGAATACGCCCGCCAGCGCCAGCAATTCGACAAACCGATCATAGCTTTTCAGGGCCTGCAGTGGATACTGGCCGATATGGCGACCCAGGTGGAAGCGGCCCGGGCCCTGGTCTACAGCGTGGCGAAGGCGATCGACGCCGGCGACAAGGACATTTCCAAGGTCTCGGCCATGGCCAAGCTCTTCGCTTCCGACACCGCCATGAAGGTCACGACCGACGCGGTTCAGGTGCTGGGGGGCTACGGCTACATGAAGGAATATCCCGCCGAAAAAATGATGCGCGACGCCAAGATCACCCAGATTTACGAAGGCACCAACCAGATTCAGCGCAACGTCATCGCCGCCCAATTGATCAAAGAGAGCGCCAGCCGCAAGTAG